One genomic region from Alteromonas pelagimontana encodes:
- a CDS encoding FAD binding domain-containing protein, giving the protein MKPFALHRLKNDKQLSSIPHFSSSKFLAGGTNLVDLMKYQIEEPEQLIDLSAWHDANYINETDTAYEIGAMVTNTELANFAYSRSDLSLLSQALLSGATVQLRNRATTGGNLLQRTRCYYFYDTAKSCNKREPGSGCAAMEGYNRNHAILGTSKHCIASHPSDMAVAMTALDATVHTRNRAGEVRAIPVRNLYQLPEDTPEQETCLQEDELIVAVTIPKKERGVHLYRKVRDRSSYAFALVSVACTLQMDDHAIASISLAFGGVGVKPWHAIKAEGLLQGNTLSDDLLEQAAQAEIADATGFGHNDFKIPLLVNTMKNVVSTLAQFQQDHPTHQGAMYGQR; this is encoded by the coding sequence ATGAAACCTTTCGCCCTACATCGTCTGAAAAACGACAAACAGCTTTCTTCTATTCCGCACTTTTCCTCAAGTAAATTTTTAGCTGGCGGCACCAACCTTGTCGATTTGATGAAGTACCAGATTGAAGAGCCTGAACAGCTAATAGATTTATCGGCCTGGCATGATGCCAATTATATTAATGAAACAGACACTGCCTATGAAATTGGCGCAATGGTGACAAATACGGAGCTGGCGAATTTTGCCTATAGCCGCAGCGATTTGTCCCTGCTTTCTCAGGCGTTACTTTCTGGCGCAACCGTGCAACTGCGAAACCGGGCAACCACCGGCGGCAACTTACTGCAACGAACGCGCTGTTACTATTTCTACGATACCGCAAAATCTTGCAATAAACGCGAGCCAGGTTCTGGCTGTGCTGCGATGGAAGGTTACAACCGCAACCATGCAATTTTGGGTACCAGCAAACATTGCATTGCTTCGCATCCATCTGATATGGCAGTGGCAATGACAGCTCTGGATGCAACTGTTCATACCCGTAACAGAGCGGGTGAAGTCAGAGCCATTCCGGTACGCAATCTTTATCAGCTACCTGAAGACACCCCAGAGCAGGAAACCTGTTTACAAGAAGATGAGCTGATTGTAGCGGTCACCATTCCCAAAAAAGAAAGAGGCGTGCACCTCTATCGCAAAGTGAGGGACAGATCGTCTTATGCCTTTGCTCTGGTTTCTGTTGCCTGTACGTTGCAGATGGATGACCACGCCATCGCAAGTATTAGCCTTGCTTTTGGCGGCGTAGGCGTCAAACCATGGCATGCAATTAAAGCTGAAGGTCTTTTGCAGGGCAACACTCTTAGTGACGATTTACTTGAGCAGGCCGCACAAGCAGAAATCGCGGATGCCACCGGCTTTGGTCACAATGATTTTAAAATTCCACTGCTTGTCAATACGATGAAAAATGTCGTTTCTACACTTGCGCAATTTCAGCAGGATCATCCCACTCACCAAGGAGCAATGTATGGCCAACGCTAA
- a CDS encoding HAD-IA family hydrolase, giving the protein MRFYRPISAIKAMTFDLDDTLYDNSPVIEAAEKALLAHITSRYPKTSALPKHEWQKIQRGLISQTPELASDMGQLRLRTLRAALQHDITAEDVLDIAAQECFDCFYGARSNLQLEEHVHEVLAVLSQRIPLIGITNGNVDAQRIGIQPYFSTIYHASLERPMKPHPHMFDEAVAHINVPHAQILHVGDNLIKDVYGAISAGFQAAWFACDRPMILNQEPVHVLPHVALDSFDELLLLVD; this is encoded by the coding sequence ATGCGCTTTTATCGACCCATTTCTGCTATTAAAGCAATGACCTTTGATCTCGACGATACGCTTTACGACAACAGCCCTGTTATCGAAGCCGCTGAAAAAGCACTGCTGGCGCACATTACAAGCCGATACCCGAAGACATCGGCTTTGCCAAAGCATGAATGGCAAAAAATCCAACGCGGCCTGATTAGCCAGACTCCAGAACTGGCGTCAGATATGGGACAGCTGCGGTTACGTACTTTGAGGGCAGCGTTGCAACATGACATTACAGCGGAAGATGTGCTGGATATTGCGGCCCAGGAATGTTTTGACTGTTTTTACGGTGCCCGCAGCAATCTACAATTAGAAGAGCATGTTCACGAGGTTTTGGCTGTGCTTTCACAGCGTATTCCGTTGATAGGCATTACCAATGGCAACGTTGATGCGCAGCGCATTGGCATTCAGCCTTATTTCAGCACTATTTACCATGCCAGCCTTGAGCGGCCGATGAAGCCACATCCCCACATGTTTGATGAAGCAGTGGCGCATATCAACGTGCCTCACGCGCAAATTTTGCATGTCGGCGATAATCTGATAAAAGATGTATACGGGGCGATATCGGCAGGCTTTCAGGCTGCGTGGTTTGCCTGCGACCGCCCTATGATACTCAACCAGGAACCAGTGCATGTGTTACCGCACGTGGCTCTGGATAGCTTCGACGAGTTATTGTTACTCGTCGATTAA
- a CDS encoding DUF484 family protein produces the protein MSDGSSYKSTTLALEPRYDEANSVSAEDVRAFLAKNPEFFTQYPELLERLIIPHEQKGSVSLVELQGEQLRKKVRQLNYKLNQLIGIAKQNEKIYRVYTDLNVQLLTCKSVLDIQLKLEEVLQENLQLASVSLKLFKGPHALPELQRRLFAEKRFKKSQFFFGRLSQHEKYLLFSGDIAESVALIQLGDNNDLGILAVGSGDATHFTPDMDTLLLKQLQQVLNIIMPPMLGY, from the coding sequence ATGAGTGATGGATCAAGTTATAAAAGCACCACCCTGGCACTGGAACCGCGTTATGATGAAGCCAACAGTGTCAGTGCGGAAGATGTACGTGCATTTTTGGCTAAAAATCCTGAATTTTTCACTCAATACCCAGAATTGCTCGAACGCCTGATTATTCCTCACGAGCAGAAAGGCAGCGTCTCTTTGGTAGAACTGCAAGGGGAGCAGCTGCGCAAAAAAGTGCGCCAACTGAACTACAAGCTTAACCAGTTAATTGGTATCGCCAAACAGAATGAAAAAATTTACCGTGTTTATACCGACTTAAATGTTCAGTTACTCACATGTAAATCTGTCTTGGATATCCAATTGAAGCTGGAAGAGGTGCTGCAGGAAAACCTGCAACTGGCTTCGGTATCGTTAAAGCTTTTTAAAGGACCTCACGCATTACCCGAACTACAGCGCCGCTTGTTTGCCGAAAAGCGGTTTAAAAAATCCCAGTTCTTTTTTGGCCGTTTGAGCCAGCACGAAAAATATCTGTTATTCAGCGGTGATATTGCTGAGTCTGTCGCCTTAATTCAGCTAGGCGATAATAACGACTTAGGAATACTGGCAGTAGGTAGCGGCGACGCCACCCATTTTACGCCGGACATGGATACGTTGTTACTTAAACAGCTTCAGCAGGTGTTAAATATAATAATGCCGCCCATGCTGGGTTACTGA
- a CDS encoding acyl carrier protein phosphodiesterase: protein MNYLAHLYLAQPTPDSHFGNLLGDFRRGVDTSAYSADVVAGLRNHYLVDAYTDNHPYVKEAKSCFSAQRRRFAGIALDVLFDHYLIKHWLNYSATDFDSFCDQAYQRLEQRIAIMPAQMQPVVGSMVEQGWLSNYRALNGVAFALDKISARIRFPNQFNGSIEEITPNYQALEECFTAFFPQLIAHVAAHSPEL from the coding sequence ATGAATTACCTTGCTCATTTGTATCTTGCCCAGCCCACTCCCGATTCCCATTTCGGCAACCTGCTGGGGGACTTCCGCCGAGGCGTCGACACAAGCGCCTATTCTGCAGATGTAGTAGCGGGGCTACGAAATCATTATTTAGTAGACGCGTACACTGACAACCACCCTTACGTAAAAGAAGCCAAAAGCTGCTTTAGTGCGCAGAGAAGGCGTTTTGCAGGAATAGCCTTGGACGTGTTATTTGACCATTACTTGATCAAGCATTGGTTGAACTATAGTGCTACAGATTTTGACAGCTTTTGTGATCAAGCTTATCAACGGTTGGAACAACGCATTGCCATTATGCCAGCTCAAATGCAACCCGTTGTCGGCAGTATGGTTGAACAAGGCTGGTTAAGCAACTATCGGGCGCTAAATGGTGTGGCCTTTGCGCTGGATAAAATTTCAGCGCGGATCCGGTTTCCCAATCAATTCAATGGCAGCATTGAAGAAATCACGCCAAATTATCAGGCGCTTGAAGAATGCTTTACAGCATTTTTCCCTCAATTAATCGCACATGTCGCCGCGCACAGTCCGGAATTGTAA
- the zntR gene encoding Zn(2+)-responsive transcriptional regulator: protein MKESSTLKIGELAKEAGVTVDTIRFYENKGLLAPLQRSQGGYRIFAQSDKERLLFIQRAKKVGFTLDEIGELLELQLHPGDHTCEEVKHHTQQKIDQVSEKIGELVRIQRSLQRLHTACCGGPESADHCSILQILASTEPL from the coding sequence ATGAAAGAATCATCAACACTAAAAATAGGTGAGTTGGCGAAAGAAGCCGGCGTTACCGTCGATACGATCCGCTTTTATGAAAATAAAGGTTTGCTGGCACCATTGCAGCGGTCGCAGGGAGGGTATCGAATCTTCGCCCAGTCGGATAAAGAGCGACTGTTGTTTATTCAACGGGCGAAAAAGGTGGGCTTCACATTGGATGAAATTGGCGAGCTGCTGGAGCTGCAACTTCATCCCGGCGATCACACCTGCGAAGAAGTGAAACATCACACCCAGCAGAAAATTGATCAGGTAAGCGAAAAAATTGGTGAATTGGTGCGTATTCAGCGTTCGCTGCAGCGGCTTCATACTGCCTGCTGCGGAGGCCCGGAAAGCGCCGACCATTGTTCTATTTTGCAAATATTAGCGTCTACGGAACCATTATGA
- a CDS encoding (2Fe-2S)-binding protein, whose amino-acid sequence MSVITINQTEYPIPDDPRTTLLDFLHQHLSMFGTKKGCDHGQCGSCTVLVDGKRVNSCLVFAFQLEDCSVTTIEGISEEGALHPVQQAFIDNDAFQCGYCTPGQICSSVAVMSELARGEPSTLSFDQDYTRKEDLKERMSGNLCRCGAYPNILAAVEEVMEKEATS is encoded by the coding sequence ATGTCAGTGATAACGATTAACCAGACCGAATATCCAATACCAGACGATCCACGCACCACTCTGCTGGATTTTCTGCATCAGCATTTATCCATGTTTGGCACTAAAAAAGGTTGCGACCATGGACAATGCGGTTCCTGCACCGTGCTTGTGGATGGAAAACGCGTTAATTCGTGCCTGGTGTTTGCGTTCCAACTGGAAGACTGTTCCGTGACCACTATTGAAGGGATCAGCGAGGAAGGCGCACTACATCCCGTACAACAGGCATTTATTGATAACGACGCGTTTCAATGTGGATATTGTACGCCTGGACAGATTTGTTCATCCGTGGCAGTGATGTCTGAACTGGCCCGGGGTGAACCTAGTACGTTATCTTTTGACCAAGACTATACTCGCAAAGAAGATTTAAAAGAGCGAATGAGTGGCAATTTATGCCGTTGTGGCGCCTATCCTAATATTCTTGCTGCCGTGGAAGAGGTAATGGAGAAGGAGGCAACATCATGA
- a CDS encoding GAF domain-containing protein, giving the protein MTNHTVLKTESDRLSALYQLEILDTPPDERFDAITAKAQQYFNSSICLISFVADDRQWFKSRQGLDAVETERHVSFCAYAIAEEEYLYIPDTHEDFRFRNNPLVKGAPFIRAYAGAIIYSPDGYALGTLCIIHNDVLVLSDEDITMLMKFAKMVEAELAAQQQSVEQ; this is encoded by the coding sequence ATGACAAACCACACGGTTTTAAAAACTGAATCAGATCGACTGAGCGCGCTTTACCAACTAGAAATTTTAGATACGCCGCCCGATGAGCGTTTCGATGCCATTACTGCAAAAGCCCAGCAATACTTCAACAGTTCAATATGTCTTATCAGTTTCGTAGCCGACGATCGACAATGGTTTAAATCCCGCCAGGGATTAGATGCTGTTGAAACTGAGCGTCACGTGTCTTTTTGTGCTTATGCCATAGCAGAAGAAGAATACCTTTATATTCCCGATACTCACGAAGACTTCAGGTTTCGCAATAATCCATTAGTAAAAGGTGCACCTTTTATCCGCGCCTATGCTGGCGCCATTATTTATTCCCCTGACGGTTATGCGTTGGGTACATTATGTATTATTCATAACGATGTGTTGGTGCTATCCGACGAAGACATTACTATGCTGATGAAATTCGCAAAGATGGTGGAAGCAGAGTTGGCGGCTCAACAACAGTCGGTAGAGCAGTAA
- a CDS encoding SO_0444 family Cu/Zn efflux transporter produces MNDLALLAQNFVSLFMESAPWLLLGLLVAGVMHELVPISLLQKHMGSNSFGAVGKSAIIGAPLPLCSCGVIPAAVGLRRSGASKPATVSFLVSTPETGVDSVAVSYALLGPLFAIVRPVAAVISAVYAGLMVKWFDTDSSENSKTRAVSSTSEQKSCCSGSPAAKAKTSESTSCCSSKAAATPAVSTSCCGSKPAESVPAPSDCSGTAPSATIKTESREKGNIATVFQFATGQLLADIAVWLLIGLVLAAVIQTWVPTNFLTQWGDGFIAMLIMAVIGIPMYICATASTPVAVGFLAAGLSPGSVLVFLLAGPATNISTMGVIVKELGMRSLYLYLFSVVSASIGLGYALNWAVDAFSLQGFITSGQGAHEHGQWNAVYALCAVVLAGLIIRLGWQNLQQRFSKESATSSCCH; encoded by the coding sequence ATGAACGATTTAGCATTACTGGCACAAAACTTTGTTAGTCTATTTATGGAATCGGCGCCCTGGTTATTACTGGGATTGCTGGTCGCTGGCGTCATGCACGAGTTGGTGCCTATCTCGTTGCTACAAAAGCACATGGGCTCTAACTCATTTGGCGCGGTGGGAAAATCTGCAATTATTGGCGCGCCACTGCCGCTGTGCTCCTGCGGTGTTATTCCCGCCGCCGTAGGGCTAAGGCGAAGCGGTGCTTCGAAACCGGCTACGGTATCGTTTTTAGTGTCGACGCCTGAAACCGGGGTCGATTCTGTTGCTGTTTCCTACGCGCTGTTAGGCCCTTTATTCGCCATTGTACGGCCTGTTGCCGCGGTTATCAGCGCTGTGTATGCAGGATTGATGGTGAAGTGGTTTGATACCGACAGTAGCGAAAATAGTAAAACGCGAGCTGTGTCTTCTACTTCAGAGCAAAAAAGTTGTTGCTCTGGCTCTCCTGCGGCAAAGGCTAAAACCAGTGAATCGACCTCTTGTTGTAGCAGTAAAGCGGCGGCAACGCCTGCAGTTTCTACGTCCTGTTGTGGCAGTAAGCCCGCTGAGTCGGTACCTGCTCCATCAGATTGTTCAGGTACCGCGCCCAGTGCGACAATAAAAACTGAAAGCAGGGAAAAAGGCAATATTGCCACTGTTTTTCAATTCGCCACCGGCCAGCTGTTGGCTGATATTGCAGTATGGTTACTAATTGGTTTAGTACTCGCGGCCGTCATTCAAACCTGGGTGCCTACTAACTTTTTAACCCAATGGGGCGATGGTTTTATTGCCATGCTGATAATGGCAGTAATCGGCATTCCTATGTACATCTGCGCCACTGCATCGACACCTGTTGCCGTGGGCTTTTTGGCTGCGGGATTGTCTCCCGGTTCGGTACTGGTATTTTTACTGGCAGGCCCGGCGACGAATATTTCCACCATGGGCGTAATAGTCAAGGAACTCGGGATGCGTTCTTTATACCTCTATCTGTTTAGCGTGGTGTCGGCCAGTATTGGTTTGGGCTACGCGCTTAATTGGGCGGTCGACGCTTTCAGTTTGCAGGGCTTCATTACCAGTGGTCAAGGCGCTCATGAACATGGTCAATGGAATGCAGTTTATGCGCTGTGTGCAGTGGTACTGGCGGGGCTTATTATCCGCCTGGGGTGGCAAAATCTTCAGCAGCGCTTTAGTAAGGAATCGGCAACTAGCAGTTGCTGTCATTAA
- a CDS encoding YihY/virulence factor BrkB family protein, whose product MATRKGNEADTFTELPMTAWWTILKRVYTKMQQHNLSLIAAGVAFYFLLAIFPLLAGIISLYGLLVSPDELQDHMTLLINVVPADSRYIIENQLESLINNSNVALSSGFIISLILTLWSSSKGANALITACNITYNETHSRSFLKAILARMVLTACIIIVVITSLIFITVLPQLLSWLTGNWLSDDAARWITWPVLMLVFNAGLATLYRYGPHRAPAKWTWVTPGSLLATVVWVIGSLAFSFYLAEFATYNKTYGSVGGIVILLMWLYLSAYIILLGAEFNSAMELQTERDSTTGTPKPKGARGAFVADHSPQDAPDTHSTPSSFKERKS is encoded by the coding sequence ATGGCAACGAGAAAAGGTAACGAGGCAGATACATTTACAGAGCTGCCAATGACGGCATGGTGGACAATTCTAAAACGCGTTTACACAAAAATGCAGCAGCACAATTTGTCACTCATCGCCGCCGGTGTAGCATTTTATTTCTTACTTGCCATTTTCCCGCTGCTGGCCGGCATTATTTCTCTGTATGGTTTATTAGTTTCGCCTGATGAACTGCAAGATCATATGACGTTGCTTATTAACGTAGTACCTGCAGACAGCCGTTACATCATCGAAAATCAGCTTGAAAGCCTTATCAATAACTCGAACGTGGCGTTGAGTTCGGGTTTTATCATCAGCCTTATTCTTACTTTATGGAGTAGCAGCAAAGGTGCGAACGCCCTAATCACTGCCTGCAATATTACTTACAACGAAACCCATAGCAGAAGCTTCTTAAAAGCGATTTTGGCGCGCATGGTGTTAACTGCGTGCATTATTATTGTTGTCATTACGTCGTTGATATTTATTACTGTTTTACCCCAGTTACTTAGCTGGCTGACAGGAAACTGGTTGTCAGATGATGCAGCTCGTTGGATTACCTGGCCCGTATTAATGTTGGTTTTTAATGCTGGCTTGGCCACCTTATATCGCTATGGCCCACATCGCGCGCCTGCAAAATGGACATGGGTGACGCCGGGATCGTTGCTGGCTACTGTGGTGTGGGTGATAGGCTCGTTAGCTTTTTCATTTTATCTGGCAGAATTTGCTACCTATAACAAAACCTATGGTTCGGTGGGCGGAATAGTCATTTTATTAATGTGGCTTTATTTAAGTGCTTATATCATTTTGCTGGGAGCAGAATTTAACTCTGCCATGGAGCTTCAGACCGAGCGCGACAGTACCACCGGAACGCCCAAACCTAAGGGAGCGCGAGGCGCTTTCGTGGCAGATCATTCGCCTCAGGATGCACCTGATACACATTCAACCCCATCGTCGTTTAAAGAAAGAAAAAGCTAG
- the cysE gene encoding serine O-acetyltransferase: MQKRPDTANFWLAVKKEAQIIADKEPLLASFIHACILTHHNFESSLSFILSNKIADDVMPALAIREVFDEAYLLEPAIFEAAIADIAAIFNRDAAVKDYLTPLLHFKGFHSVQVHRLAHYLWSHDRVQLALFLQSRNSENFGVDIHPAATIGKGVMFDHATGIVVGETAVIEDNVSILQSVTLGGTGNESGDRHPKIRQGVLVGAGAKILGNIEIGEGSKVGAGSVVLNNVPPHVTVVGVPAKVVGRPCCNRPCDSMKQNVLEDNALIDE, from the coding sequence ATGCAGAAACGTCCCGACACCGCCAATTTTTGGCTTGCGGTAAAAAAAGAAGCACAAATTATTGCCGATAAAGAACCGCTGCTAGCCAGCTTTATTCACGCCTGTATTCTTACTCATCATAATTTCGAGTCATCCCTTAGTTTTATTTTGTCCAATAAAATTGCTGATGATGTCATGCCGGCGTTGGCGATACGTGAAGTGTTCGATGAGGCTTATTTATTGGAACCTGCCATATTTGAAGCGGCAATTGCTGACATTGCAGCCATTTTCAATCGCGATGCAGCGGTAAAGGACTATCTGACACCGCTACTGCACTTCAAAGGTTTCCATTCTGTTCAGGTACACCGCCTGGCGCATTACCTCTGGTCACATGATCGCGTTCAACTGGCGCTTTTTCTGCAAAGTCGTAATTCTGAAAACTTTGGTGTAGATATTCATCCGGCAGCGACAATCGGCAAAGGCGTGATGTTTGATCACGCCACCGGTATTGTTGTGGGAGAAACTGCGGTTATCGAAGATAACGTTTCAATTTTACAAAGTGTGACGCTTGGCGGAACCGGGAATGAATCTGGCGATCGTCATCCAAAAATTCGCCAGGGAGTGTTAGTTGGCGCTGGCGCCAAAATTTTGGGAAATATCGAAATTGGGGAAGGTTCGAAAGTAGGAGCGGGCAGTGTGGTGCTAAATAATGTACCGCCTCACGTAACTGTTGTAGGTGTTCCGGCAAAGGTAGTGGGCCGGCCTTGTTGCAATCGGCCCTGCGACTCCATGAAGCAGAACGTACTGGAAGACAACGCGTTAATCGACGAGTAA
- the arfB gene encoding alternative ribosome rescue aminoacyl-tRNA hydrolase ArfB: MIDITPTLQLADDDVELSAIRAQGAGGQNVNKVSSAIHLRFDIQASSLPSELKQRLLEQSDNRVNTDGVFVLKAQSYRTQEQNKLDALKRLSEWIVSGTVVKKKRKPTRISKGAKIRRKEAKKKLSQTKQMRQKVDI, encoded by the coding sequence ATGATAGACATTACTCCCACTTTACAACTTGCCGATGACGACGTTGAGCTGAGTGCCATCAGAGCGCAAGGTGCCGGAGGCCAGAATGTCAATAAAGTCAGTAGCGCTATTCATTTACGTTTTGATATACAAGCCTCTTCCCTTCCCTCTGAATTAAAGCAAAGACTGCTGGAACAATCCGACAATCGGGTAAATACAGACGGCGTATTTGTGCTAAAAGCGCAAAGTTACCGCACTCAGGAACAAAACAAGCTCGACGCATTAAAGCGACTTTCAGAATGGATTGTTTCTGGTACGGTAGTGAAGAAAAAGCGCAAGCCTACGCGGATTAGCAAAGGGGCAAAGATCCGCCGCAAAGAAGCTAAAAAGAAACTCAGTCAGACTAAACAAATGCGTCAAAAAGTGGATATATAA
- a CDS encoding CsbD family protein has protein sequence MNSDRMKGNWKELKGNVQQKWGKLTDDDLDVIDGKRTELVGKIQQKYGKSREEAEKEVDEHFR, from the coding sequence ATGAACAGTGATCGTATGAAAGGTAACTGGAAAGAGCTTAAAGGCAACGTTCAGCAGAAGTGGGGTAAATTAACCGACGATGATTTAGATGTCATTGATGGAAAGCGTACCGAACTGGTCGGTAAAATTCAGCAGAAATACGGCAAAAGTCGCGAAGAAGCTGAAAAAGAAGTGGACGAACACTTTCGCTAA
- a CDS encoding xanthine dehydrogenase family protein molybdopterin-binding subunit has product MANANATNAHSKVSAVGQPLNRVDGPLKVQGKATYAAEYLPSQKPLAGWIVGATIPRGTITAIDTTEAEKQAGVKAVLTHLNAPSQLPFGQPEDKGRFKQSRAMLNDAKIRYFGFPVALVIADTLEQARYAASLVAVSTDEEAPNLLTSPEEARDVPESLDGGLEADASMGEIAAAQQRAQSLVNVTYQTPTQVSAAMEPHACVAEFDGTKLHVHMSVQVVASAVEAIATTLKMEPENVVVHSPYVGGGFGSKLGVFNETILACLGALHLNQPVRIALSRRQVFKNAPHRGHSYQHMTLGSDENGALTSIRHNSYMPMARDYQFAEPTGAGARSTYRADAISSTHRVKVVDSPLLDSTRAPGDAIGSLAFESAIDEVARKSNIDPLTFRINNMPDKHPVSGKPFSSHALKQCFEEGAKKFGWAERQSSTNGNKRRGFGVASAVRLNMITPSAAQLSLTADGSLKVSTDMTDIGTGTYTILTQIVSDYFGIDTAKVTVDLGHSTSPASSGSGGSFGASSSGSSVLLACEKLAQKVCQLSGYKESSAAIRFADERIVLSEKGSGKELAASSIATLIGKSGKDKLSVEASIAPGDDHDNYAQFSTGAQFAEVEVDTVTGEIRVIRQLGVFSAGKILNHKTATSQLGGGMIWGAGYALMENLVTDQRDGSFINCDFAEYHIPVNRDIGDIEVHFIEEPDYKASKLGSKGIGELGITGSGAAIANAVTDAIGVRFREFPITLDKVLCNSK; this is encoded by the coding sequence ATGGCCAACGCTAATGCAACTAACGCACATTCCAAGGTAAGCGCAGTAGGACAACCACTCAATCGCGTTGACGGACCACTTAAAGTACAAGGCAAGGCCACCTACGCTGCCGAATATCTGCCGTCGCAAAAGCCTCTGGCGGGATGGATAGTGGGAGCCACTATTCCGCGCGGTACTATTACAGCAATTGATACGACAGAGGCTGAGAAGCAAGCAGGAGTTAAAGCGGTGCTCACCCACCTTAATGCGCCCTCTCAGCTTCCGTTTGGCCAGCCTGAAGACAAAGGCCGTTTTAAGCAAAGCCGGGCGATGTTGAACGATGCTAAAATCCGCTATTTCGGCTTTCCGGTGGCGCTGGTAATTGCAGATACCCTTGAGCAAGCTCGCTACGCCGCCAGCCTCGTCGCGGTAAGCACAGATGAAGAAGCACCTAATCTGTTAACTTCGCCAGAAGAAGCACGCGACGTACCAGAATCGTTGGATGGCGGCCTTGAAGCTGATGCCAGCATGGGCGAAATAGCCGCTGCACAGCAGCGCGCGCAGTCTCTGGTTAACGTAACTTATCAGACGCCCACTCAGGTCTCAGCCGCCATGGAACCTCATGCTTGTGTGGCTGAGTTTGATGGCACCAAACTGCATGTGCATATGAGCGTACAGGTAGTGGCCTCTGCCGTTGAAGCGATTGCCACTACGCTAAAAATGGAACCTGAAAACGTTGTGGTGCACAGCCCGTACGTTGGGGGCGGCTTTGGTTCTAAGTTAGGCGTATTTAACGAGACTATATTAGCCTGTCTGGGCGCCCTGCATCTAAATCAACCCGTTCGAATAGCGTTGAGCCGCCGGCAAGTCTTCAAAAATGCACCTCATCGTGGCCATTCCTACCAACATATGACGCTGGGGAGTGATGAAAACGGAGCGCTTACCAGTATTCGGCACAACAGTTACATGCCGATGGCCAGAGATTATCAGTTTGCCGAGCCAACAGGCGCAGGTGCAAGATCGACCTACCGCGCAGATGCTATCAGCAGCACGCATAGGGTAAAAGTCGTTGATTCGCCGTTGCTGGATTCCACCCGTGCGCCAGGTGATGCTATTGGTTCACTGGCTTTTGAATCTGCCATCGACGAAGTCGCGCGCAAGAGTAATATCGACCCGTTAACGTTCCGCATCAATAATATGCCGGATAAACATCCGGTGTCAGGCAAACCTTTTTCCAGTCACGCATTAAAGCAATGTTTTGAGGAGGGCGCGAAAAAATTCGGCTGGGCAGAACGTCAATCCAGTACAAATGGAAACAAGCGGCGCGGCTTCGGTGTTGCTTCAGCCGTACGGTTGAATATGATCACCCCAAGCGCTGCACAGTTGTCGCTCACTGCCGATGGAAGCTTAAAGGTAAGCACCGACATGACAGACATCGGCACAGGCACTTACACCATACTCACGCAAATCGTGTCAGATTACTTTGGCATCGACACGGCAAAGGTCACTGTTGACCTCGGTCATAGCACATCCCCGGCGTCCAGTGGCTCCGGAGGTTCATTCGGAGCTTCAAGCTCTGGCTCTTCAGTATTATTAGCGTGCGAAAAGCTGGCGCAAAAAGTTTGCCAGCTGTCGGGCTATAAAGAAAGTTCCGCAGCTATCCGATTTGCCGACGAACGGATAGTGTTATCTGAAAAAGGCTCGGGAAAAGAATTAGCGGCGTCTTCCATTGCCACTCTTATTGGTAAGTCGGGTAAAGACAAGCTGAGCGTCGAAGCGAGTATCGCCCCTGGAGATGATCATGATAACTACGCCCAATTCTCCACCGGCGCGCAGTTTGCTGAGGTTGAAGTTGACACGGTGACTGGCGAAATAAGAGTGATCCGCCAGCTTGGTGTATTTTCAGCGGGCAAAATCCTCAATCACAAAACTGCTACGTCCCAACTGGGAGGTGGGATGATTTGGGGCGCAGGATATGCGCTAATGGAAAATCTTGTTACCGACCAGCGGGACGGCAGCTTTATTAACTGCGATTTCGCCGAATATCACATTCCGGTTAATCGGGATATCGGTGATATAGAAGTACACTTCATTGAAGAGCCCGACTACAAAGCCAGCAAGCTGGGTTCAAAAGGTATCGGTGAATTGGGTATCACCGGCTCTGGTGCGGCTATCGCCAATGCAGTAACCGACGCTATCGGTGTCAGGTTCAGAGAGTTTCCTATCACCTTGGATAAAGTGCTGTGTAACAGTAAGTGA